The region gtggtggcagcatcatgctgtggggatgttttttagtggcaggaactgggagactagtcaggatcgtgggaaagatgaatgcagcaatgtacagagacatccttgatgaaaacctgctccagagcgctctggacctcagactggggcgaaggttcatcttccaacaggacaacaaccctaagcacacagccaagataacaaaggagtggctccgggacaactctgtgaatgtccttgagtggcccagccagagcccagacttgaacccgattgaacatctctggagagatctgaaaatggctgtgcaccgacactccccatccaacctgatggagcttgagaggtcctgcaaagaaaaatgggagaaactgcccaaaaataggtgtgccaagcttgtagcatcatactcaaaaagacttgaggctgtaattggtgccaaaggtgcttcaacaaagtattgagcaaaggctgtgaatacttatgtacatgtgatttttttttgtttttgtttttttttttaaataaatttgcaaatatttcaaacaaacttctttcacgttgtcattatggggtattgtttgtagaattttgaggaaaataatgaatttaatccattttggaataaggctgtaacataacaaaatgtggaaaaagtgaagtgctgtgaatactttccggatgcactgtattattaAGGCCTGTTCAATAGAATATCACCTATTTTtcctgtggtatcgaaattggctTCGAGAATCGTGAGATTTTAGTGGTCTCAGTACCGACTACAGTCATTTTGGCATGGTGACGACACTAGTCTATATGTGTGTTGGCACAGGAGTTCAGCTGATACAGAAGAGCACTTCTTACTCCTGATGCTGACAGTAGTCCCAGTCGTGTCTCTCGTGTTTGCAGGCCAGGAAATTGGGGAAATTGTCCCTCTTGCACTTCATCAGTTTGAGCAGGTGGTGTGCGCAGTAATCTCGCTGCTCCACCGGCAACATCGCCATATTCATCTGCTCCTGCGTGGCCACCATTACTAAATAACACAAAGTAAAGCAGCTGAACAAGGCTGTTGGGTCATGCACACAACGTTGCTTAAATTCATACTTTTTGAAACCAGCTCTACATGAACACGTGTTATATAATGACTTCGTTCAGATTACATGAATGTGAACCATAATATCTGACAGTGGTATTGTTTTACCttacatacacatatatgaacCTTATTCAGATTAGTGCCATATTTAAGACATATTTCAATCTTATTGGACCTCACCTGAAGCtcaaggttaaaggaatattcctgattTTTAGCGTACAGCGGTGTTGTGTTCTGTCGTTAATATCGCTGTGGCGGACCTGCTTTTAGATAAAACGAGTTTAACTAgctctcgtgcagtctcatgaatgcacacaggagaGTAACAGTCGGCCaagagtttcactaaataatacgttcgatttcagtttgtttctcaccaaatcttatcgtatgcattcataacaatcatgagtctcatggaataatttattagacttttgaattatactttcgtgttcttttgaagcttgaagaggtggtcaccataaactgccattgtatgacatcactgagcacaacatttttccacaatttctcccgtcgtgttcagaaaaagaaagaaagtcaaatagggttataacaacacaggggtgagtaaacaatgactgaattttcatttttgggtgaactaatcctttaagcacACTCTTATGTGCTctcatttgtgacataatgttgattacaacaacaacaacaacaaaaatttgaGTCGTTCCtcctctaaaaaaataaataaaataaaaatctgggtttcTGTGTTGAGTTATAGCCGATTTTaccactttgttgccatgacgatgcaacgctgtaaaccctgtaatttcagtaatttaatagtctttcacaaaaatgacaatgtaaacaATTTCACAGCATTTAGAataattaatgcaaattaaggcaagtgttctgcctttaaacactcaaaaaatatagCCCATTctcatccattgtaagtgcctcactataacctcgacTTTTTTATCCCTTGTGTTGCGTTCGTTTTGTGctgacacattttgtgttcccggtcaaaaatgaccggcccactaaagattgttaataaatctctcatactgcatatattatcacaagatattgcattcaATCTTTTTATcgacttcttttttagtaataatGACAGGTTTAGTAATccttttttgaaaatatttaaatatatatatatatatatatatatatatatatatatatatatattactgataggattcattgaactgagctcattTCGGGCTAGTGGGGGGCACTACCTGCAGAaaccaaaaacatttataataagtacataatacattaataaccactttcttgatctgaacaaaacaggtgtcattttaaagtgtAGAACCTGGACTTTACACTGCATAtagccaattcttaaataatgctttttaattttcagacaaataagaactgtttcactctcatcatttgcaaatttgttatcacaagaattatattcagagttgataaaaccataaaaaagatgagatagccatgtgttatatctcattggaaaggtctcagtTAGCagaatgagcaaatttgtttcactcagaggtcaaactgcagtgagtattactgtaatgtatgaaattcccactgacacacataaatacaataaacagaagtgtctttttgTAACGTTTTtacttattacttcctgaaacatacatataacatagacaatgacatattatAACTTACAgtagactatcccgattcaaatgagcccaaacacaacataagatcttgaaatattcctcaaacaaTGTACATGGAAATACGATGCACAAAAGcacactcaacacacattgtgtttgtgtgaattaaatgtgtatgtgtgtgtgtacatgtcagAGGatttttaatatttctgtattttgtagtcatatccattcatttccaatagcCGGCCATTTTTGACccggaacacaacaagtgtaacaaagtgaaatcaaaccacttttttttttttttttttttttttttttaagaaaatggtccaatatttgtgtgtgttttcagatgccATATATGAACAAAGTCAATGAATTTTATTCCAtttggacaaataaataaataaataaataaataaataaatatccgggtcaaaatgacccgaaCACACCGTAAGAGTTAATAAAAGGTGGAACGAGTCgtaaatgcaacaaaaatgctgtcgattgagtttaacccggaatattcctttaatctaaacTTCAATAATCAACTATCGGGCACTGCTGGAAGTACCGTTTGAAATGCCCTGATAAAAGTGCTGTTGAGCGGGATACATCACCTCTCTCCTGCCGCTCCGCGAAGCCCAGCTGCGGGTCATATTCAGACGCTTTCTGCGGGTCCGGTGTCGTGTCCGGTTCCGTGATATAACTCCGCACAAGATGAGCCCCCATTATGCACACGGCAAATCACCACAGACTGCAGCACAATTCAACCGCTACACATAAGAAATCCGTTTATAACCCAGAAAACAACTTTCAACGCTCTGCTATTCGGTCACCTCCAGACAGCTCCCTGTTTCCGGTCTGTAGCGGAAGTAAACACGTTCGACAAGGAACTCCTGCATGTGCTCGACACGACTGATTTCGTTCCGCCTCGAAATCTCCCTAAAAGCACTCTGAAAGTCaacacaatacttttacaacacaTGCATAAAACGAGCCAGACATTTATAACATAGATAtcatttaaagtactttattggcatgattgtgtttacatataatattaccaaagcattaatacacaaaacagataatgacaagacaaataattataataaaacagtaacaaataacaattaaaataaggtgccaggtaattaataaaataaaaactataataacaatatacactatacaatataaaataagcatttaacaagacattatgaacataaaataaaaaatactgtgactgaagtacatgAAGGCAGTGactggtttctgagggtgtgcagctcaaaaatggatttagctgcaactgatgcatgattgtcctcccccagtaacacctgcatttgatctgtttctgctgaactggaagtACTTCTCACCTCTGTTCtcccagtgaaggagaaagtgtgtctctgtcacagtgagcacagactcgttcatgtttgtctgtgtctgccttttttctatggccagactgtgatcaccgagtctgtatttggtgaggatccgtctctgttttggatctcttacaggGAGGAGATATTCTGCCAGATTATACGTTCTGTTTAGGGTCCGATAACATTCCAGTTTGCTTCGGTTTTTacattcattgtatgatttaCATTCAAAATacgaatttttgctttcttttatgatttggatTATTCTGATTATATCTTCTGTAATTCAGAATCCGCTCACGCTTCCCACTTCATTTCTCCTCAGGCCGAGAACTGCCACAGGCATTCAAAAACTAACGGTCGGTCAGCCGACTCACTCGTTGatttatttaatgaattactgctgtgatatacactggcggccaaaagtttggaataatgtacagattttactcttatggaaagaaattggtacttttattcaccaaagtgtcaaaaactagttctcatcaaaaaatcctccacgtgcagcaatgacagctttgcagatccttgttattctagctgtcagtttgtccagatactcaggtgacatttcaccccacacttcctgtagcacttgccatagatgtgactgtcttgtcgggcacttctcacacaccttacagtctagctgatcccacaaaagctcaatggggttaagatccagaacactcttttccaattatctgttgtccaatgtctgtgtttctttgcccactctaaccgttTCTttttcccataagacctgcacccctgagtcttctctttactgttgtacatgaaactggtgttgagcgagtagaattcaatgaagctgtcagctgaggacgtgaggcgtctatttctcaaactagagactctgatgtacttatcctcttgtttagttgtacatctggtcttccacatctctttctgtccttgttagagccagttgtcctttgtctttgaagactgtagtgtacatctttgtatgaaatcttcagttttttggcaatttcaagcattgtatagccttcattcctcaaaacaatgattgactgatgagtttctagagaaagctgtttcttttttgccatttttgacctaatattgaccttaagacatgccagtctattgcatattgtggcaactcaaaaacaaacacaaagacaatgttaatcttcatttaatgaaccaaatagctttcagctgtgtttgatataatggcaagtgattttctagtaccaaatgatcaatttagcatgattactcaaggataaggtgttggagtgatggctgctgtctagatttgatcaaaaatgacttttttcaaatagtgatggtgctgttttttacagcagtaatgtcctgaatatactttgtgatcagttgaatgccactttggtgaattaaagtaccaatttcctttagaaacagcaaaatctgtacattattccaaacttttggtcgccagtgtatattttttacagattaataaacatgaaacacattttttacagAATATAATGTTAAAATGGAACCGAGAAGAAATGTGATCTATTGGCAGACTTAAATGGAGATAATCCGAGATGCCCTGGCAAAATTGTGCAGTTTTGTGGTAAGATGTGTTAGCTAGCTAATGTTAACTTAGCCAAGTTGAAGttcaaatgtaatgtttaaaCAAAGTAGTTAATATGCCTAGTACCTTGGTATAAACTGGGTATAACCGGTTCCAACAAATTTTGACCAGTGATTCTCCATTTAAAACcgactgaaaaaaacaaaacaaaatgaatacaCAGCAATGGTCTTAGAGTTTACTGGATTATATCTTAATTTTAATGTCGGGTACAATTCTTTGGAATTAGTAGATGTAAACACTTACAATAAGGCAAACAAAAACATGGAGGATCAATTAAATTTAATGAAATTAATGTCAGACACACATTCACATCATCACATATATTTTACAACATCAGCTTAGTGTGAATAATAGGCATTAAATTGAATGTTTCTGTCAATTGTTTCAGGCAAAACACGTGAAAGCAAAATCCTGTCAGAATAAGAATTAACATACACATGGGGTACGACTTCGCTCGTAATGTGCAGATTCCAATTGCAggtaaatttcttttttttttttctcgctcTGTATCACACACCACAGGTGTTGGGCTGATAGTTGTCCTTAATTACTGATAGAGATCATCGTCCCCATCGTTTCTGAAATGACCCCCAGAGCCTTGGCCTGACCCCTGACCTTCACCTGACTGCACTTCTGTGGGAAACCTGTGGATGAGTCAAGGTAAAATGAAGGAAGGGAAGAAACTTTACTTCATAGAACGAGGTACTGTATGTGGTAAATTAGGGTGAATCTGTGTGTTTAGGTGTTTCAGTACCTAAAGTTGCCAAATCCGCGGCTCTGCTGCAGAGTCTGAGCGAACATCTCATACTTTCGTATGTCGTTATCACTGACAGACCGACGAGCAAATCTCATGGCTTCTTCAAAATGATCCTTCCTGATCTCAGGCACTGGGTCGTAATCATCATCCTTACGGGGGGGGAGAGACAGTTGTACAAGTATGGAGTCACTGGGATACATGTGACACTCTGGTAAGACTTATTAGAAATGTGGGGAAAAGCTTGGTGTGGTCTGCATTACTGAAACTCAGCATATGCaagttttttttgtatttttgcctTGCTGATTTCAAGTCCAAAAGGCTGGTTGTTATGGAACAATGAGCCGCACTTTAGGGAACCGGAACTTTACTTTACCACTGAAATTCTGCCCCGGACACACAGCGGGACACCACAGAGCAGTGgctttctcaaacacacacacacatgtactgaCCATAGAAGTATCTTTCTTGGCTTGCCGTTGTCTCTCAGCACTGATCTCTGCCTCGATGGCTTCTCTGATAGCAAGCTTACAGGCTCTCTGGCAGATCTCAGTCAGATCTGCCCCCGAGAAACCCTCTGTTATCCGGGAAAGGTACGCTAAGTCTACGTCCTAGaagcacatacacaaacacgcacagttagtgtttttttttgtgtgtgtgcctgtatGTACCAATCAGTCAGTATGGTCCTAACTACAtactacacacatatatatatatatatatatatatatatatatatatatatatatatatatatacacatatagtatatacagtatatacaatttaataaaaaatcagtTTGACTGATTCAAAAGTATAACTCATGAGTTCATGAGTCTTTTTGAATGATTcatcaaaagaaccggttcattcattcgtgaatcagactacactggtcaagctgAATGTTTGGTTTTGAATGGAAATGGAAATACTATGTTAGTAAATCCATGTttgcagatgtgtgtgtgtgtgtgtgaatgacctTAGCGATAGGAGACTTGCGGAGGTTGGCTCTTAGGATGGCAGAGCGGGAGGCTGTGTCAGGTAGAGGGATATAAATCAACTGATCCAAACGACCTGGCCTCAGGATTGCAGCATCAATAATATCAGGtctgagagagagacagttaGTATTGCACTACACTCATCCTCATTTTACCAAATGGCAACACACTCGCACACATTTTTACCTGTTGGTGGCACCAATAATAAAGACATTCTTCTTGTTGGTCATCCCGTCCATTTCTGTTAAAATCTGGTTGATGACCCTGTCAGCTGCGCCCCCTGCATCCCCAGCCCCGCCCCCTCGAGCTTTGGCAATGGAGTCCAGCTCATCAAAGAATAGAATGCATGGAGCGGCCTGCCGTGCCTGttaccacaataaataaataaataaatcaataaataaaacagcaaGATAGAAGGGGATCTGGACAACACAGTCttatgacaactcgtaataatttgaaTGAGATGGCGAAATAGTAAGATATCGTACTAATtggcttttattcccatagagaccaaccaatcaacacacagaatttcaaatcgactgaatacaggcatcacattttagctagcctccattccaacactttattttaagttagggtttgggttaggtgttAAACTTCTAAGATTGTAAGAATGCTGGTTTAAAAACCCGATGTTTCTCTTCCGTGGTACACACaagtgattttcctattaaaatcatggtttatgTTTAGGGTTTGGGCAAGggtttagactttatggttaggtttaggtttggggttaaacttGGGAAAAATCGTCATAACATTGTTTTTTGGTtcgtttattttttttctattggaGTGAAAGGCGTGTTTTTGTACAAGCCCACTAATTTCATATGATTTCGCCATATCGCATTAATTATTACGACTCATCATGTGACAGGGTTGGATCTAGATTGAATAGACCCCAAATTTATAATCAATAATAGACCCCCCTTTTATAATCAACTTTCGTAACACAGTCACTGCGTTTAAAACTAAAAGAAGTCAGATCATCTGATTGAGAAATTCAACAAAATTTTGTCTCAAGCGGTTtcaggagatgcatttgagatGTTAATGACATGTCaatgccaggtgtaaacagcaatatgtcttggctgaccacttgtgatcagatgcCAATATCAGCTGTGAACGACAACGGTTTACTCACCTTATCAAACACGTCTCTGACGTTTGCCTCTGATTCACCAAACCACATAGTGAGCAGCTCTGGGCCTGTAATCCACACAAGACATGGAACGGATTAAACGCTCACAAACAACTCCTGCACAGTCTTTACTTTTTAAATCACTCTCTTACATACAGACACACCTTTAATAGACACAAAGTTAGCCTGGCACTCGTTGGCAATGGCTTTAGCTAGTAGAGTTTTGCCACACCCTGGTGGGCCATAGAACAGAACCCCACGAGATGGTGTCATTCCAAACTTCAGAAACTTTTCAGGATACTCCACGGGATACTGACCAGAGACCGTGAGagagagggtgagtgaatgaatgaatgaccatTTCGTGCCTGTTTGCATGCATATGTTAGTGGTTTTACCTGCACAAGCTCCTGTAACTCTCTCTTCACCTCATCTAGTCCTCCGATGTCTTCCCAGTTTACCTGAGGAACCTCGGCTATCGTTTCCCGCAGAGCGGATGGGTTACTCTGACTCAGAGACCACTGAAAGAGGCAGAGACGTTTGGACACAACAGATGAGATCTCTTTAAACGTTTGCTTAATTATCTTGCTTCCCTGAACAGAAAAAGACCCCGGTAATCTCACTTGATGTCTCCTCTATACTTTTAGAAGACTTCTCAACACTTGTGTCATTTGTATCTACTTTTATTTCTCTTATGGAATTTGAAGAGGATCAAGATccccattaagtctcctgagcaatgaaagagcaacatctgagaaATATATTTGGCTTCTGCAAtggaaaagaataaaataatctaaACAAAATGTTGTATTTGGATGTTGAAGCTGACCTTGAAGTCATCCATGGTGACGGCAAGTGAGTTGAGCAGGTCTGCATCAATGCTGTCATCCTCCAGATCAATAAGAATCATCTTTTTGCGAATGGCCTGCAGCGCTGCTTCTGAACACAGAGCAGCCAAATCTGCTCCCACGTGCCCGTGTGTTTCAGCAGAGATCTACcagtcacagaaacacaaaagagagaattaataaaacatttgacATGGATTATTACACCCTCTCTCCATCACTTTCTCTCTTACCTTTTCCAGGTCCACATCATCTGACAGTTTCATGTTCTTGGTGTGAATCTGTAAAATCTCCAGCCTGCCGGTGGAATCAGGGATACCAATGTCAATCTCACGATCAAACCGGCCTGCACAAAAAAAGCCACCACAACACTTATAACTGACCTTTCTGAAGAGTATGGGGGTAatttactaagaatgaattgcatttggtaaaagtgcagtttatttgcacgtgctgtctgcgctggtttagtgTCTCAATGCACTGCACAGCACAATTCGTTTCACTCTGCCAGGACTCTAAAGCATCCCGAATCATTTGAAAGATCACCTGAATCATCTTTTTAATTTACtgaaagtgcgcttgactacagcacacatctggatatattcaggttataatgctcttctccatcatttgatcattatttgaagaATTACTACTGCCATTAtctatagaaaatgtacacaagcatCTCCTTCAAATAAAATCcagtttaccgcctgctttcctcgGGCGGTAATAGCACGatgttaaaggtgttgtaagAGATGCACAAacttttcctactccctgaaagacattactgaaacaagtgtcatgagatatctcaccagtctctatgacagctctagactccgtaaacaatgaacaaaaatgtgtccgcggtcaATGATGcgttctgcctgtcaatcattttgtgcattctcacAGTATTATAGTTTCAGTGAATTATGGAGGCGTAATgctatttttatgccatgttgttcataacagttgtcagttgagggcgctattttgctgctgttgtttttcacAATTGCATTTGCTtggtgtcggtctcaataaagcttacTTTGTATCTTTACAGTGCAGAGGTTTGGAAAGAGGTGGTGTGGCTATTCCAACGGCTCAGTTTGTGGAGATTCTAGAACAGcttaaatcgcttacagcatctttaagtgTGCCGGGCAAATAGCAGAATTTTGTGAAGGAAGCGCAATCTATAGTGAGActcatttacatagaaaggaggtgtgtttgagCGGAAATGAAtggcaatgacttaatttaaatattcaagATGCACTTCTATGTCAGCGCTAAAtgtgcctgcttaaactagattgtgggtggttagtggaTGAAATGCGGGTTTTGCGCCAAAATACCCTGATTTTGCACCCAGTGTATATACTGACAGCAAATAAATTACTGGAGGTCACCAAGTTGCTATACGGTTGTTTGTTAGTTCCTCCCTGACTGAAGTATCCAACTGCACCTTGTGAGCTCTACTGTCGACTCCTATTGGTAGCTGCCACATTGTGTCGCTGCGCATTTGCATGAGGTTGAACTCTGCACAACTTTGTGACATCGGTGCCTGTTGCTCATACTTAAAATAAATGACTGCTGGTTACAGTGTTGCTACAGTGTGAACgctgtttttgtatgtgtgtttaaacTCGCACCAAAGCGTCGAAGAGCAGGATCCACGCTGTTGGGTCTGTTCGTTGCCGCCATGACGACAACATGAACGCGTTGTTTCAAGCCATCCATGAGGGTGAGCAACTGAGAGACGATCCTCCGCTCAACCTCACCGTGAGTCTACAGACATGACATAAACATCAAACCAATACCACATTCTTGTCAACAAAAATCAAActgcaaatgtattttttcttctCCTTACCTTCTCTCGTTTTGGAGCAATTGCATCCAGTTCATCAATGAAGATGATAGCAGGGGCATTTTTTTCAGCCTCCTCAAAAGCTTTTCTCAGGTTACTCTCAGACTCTCCCGCTAGCTTACTCATAATTTCAGGGCCTGGGATAAAAAGGCAAGAGCATACAGCATAAGAAATGCATCAAAGAGTTATGATATGATATATCTGCTGGACTAGAAGACAATCCTACATCACAAGATGTATCTGTTTGACTCTCAAGGTAAATACTTGTATGTATGTGGTTACCCTGTTTGATGTGGAATCCAGTTGAAGTGTCTCGGCTCGTCTGAAAGCTCTACATTTTAAATAAGCGATTTATCGCCTTCTGTAGTGCGAGCTCTGATGCAGAGTTATTGCCAGACAACAAACAGTCAGACGCAAAGGTTCCAGATTGCGGCTTTATATTAGTGTGTTCTGACATACCATTGATGAGGAAGAAGAAAGCTCCTGTCTCATTAGCAACAGCACGTGCCACCAGAGTTTTGCCTGTGCCAGGTGGACCGTACAGCAGAATCCCCCTCGGAGGCTAAAGACAGACAGTGAGTTTTGCGTTAACGAATATGCATGagtgattttgttatttttaaaatggatagatggatgaatgagAAAATGGACAGAGATCCTGTAAGATCTGTATGGTGATTCTTGCCTTCACGCCAATGGCTTTGAACAGGCCGGGGTGCCTGAGAGGCAGCTCCACCATCTCTTTAATCTGAGCCAGCTGTTTACGACATCCACCGATGTCATCATACCCGATATCATTCAGACTCTCCTCTTCATCCTGACATCATCAAAACATAACATTGTCAACAGCTGCAGCAAATGCTGAAATGGAGAAATTGTACAGGTATGATGAAAATGCCAGGAgccgtctcacacacacacctctcgtTTGATAGGCACTCCCTCACAGTGGATAATGGTATCTGGGGCAACAATGCAGTGTGGTGCGGGGTCTGTTTCTACCACCTTAAACTCCACAGCTCTCATACCTCCTCTCACTAGAAAAATATCATCtggaccgagagagagagagcatataaTAAACAAATTCACTGTCACTTTCTTTGTATAGTACAAAAAAGAATCTAGTGGACTAGCAGGGCAGTACTGTAGTACCACTGCATAATCTATTTCTGTcgcagtattgtactgtattgcatCTAATGCCTGATATATTGGCAAGgctgattattttttaaatatttgaccattttgagattatctgcaTTAATTGTAGTCATTATTTTTTGTACTGATCTATTAAttcattcaaaaatacataaaaaatgcaactcACACAAAGCCGAAAATGTGGTGTAAcggtccagagacagtaaaaaaatatacaaGTACAGTAAAATTAGAGAAATGTTGGCCTAACTAGTTTGGAATCATCtctcttaaaataaagaaataaataaaaataaataagcagtgaaacaatagTTTTCAAAAATTCGTAAGGTTTGAAAAATCAAAGCCAGGTGGTGTAACAAACGAGCAGGTGCCCATTatgttgtcatgtgaccaaaaatcatttttcttttaaatgaatgattttcTGCACTCACTTTTGTAGTAAATtctattaatgtttttaaaaaatgtatcaaaacaaACATGGACACAAAGTTTACATTTCCATAAACTTGAcacatgttttaaattagttaaaaaaaaaataaaaaaaaaaaaatatatatatatatatgtatatatatatattatgatttttATCATCTCTGACAACCTTATTTATCAGTGACCCATTGGCCAAAAACTGTGCCCATCCAGTCGATTACCAGAAGTCTTGATTCCAAAGTAAACTGATAGCCTTGTCAATGCATAAAGcaaattcatttttttctgtaaataatttaagtgtgtctcatttgtatttttattaatagtaaaaatgattatttatcaTATTAATGTTTATGGTGCTGGTATGTATGTGTTATACtgtattcaaatgtaatagtataCTGCTTTTTTATAGATTTCAGTCCCAAAACCTAACC is a window of Myxocyprinus asiaticus isolate MX2 ecotype Aquarium Trade chromosome 8, UBuf_Myxa_2, whole genome shotgun sequence DNA encoding:
- the LOC127444734 gene encoding NADH dehydrogenase [ubiquinone] 1 beta subcomplex subunit 7-like, translating into MGAHLVRSYITEPDTTPDPQKASEYDPQLGFAERQERVMVATQEQMNMAMLPVEQRDYCAHHLLKLMKCKRDNFPNFLACKHERHDWDYCQHQDYVMRMKEYERERRLNLRKKRLEAQAA
- the LOC127444712 gene encoding transitional endoplasmic reticulum ATPase-like, translating into MPTTGALDPKSEDFSTAILKQKIRPNRLIVDEATNEDNSIVCLSQVKMEELQLFRGDTVVLRGRKRRQTVCIVLTDDTCSNERVRMNRVTRNNLRVRLGDVISINACPDVKYGKRIHVLPIDDTIEGLTGNLFEVFLKPYFLEAYRPVHKDDIFLVRGGMRAVEFKVVETDPAPHCIVAPDTIIHCEGVPIKREDEEESLNDIGYDDIGGCRKQLAQIKEMVELPLRHPGLFKAIGVKPPRGILLYGPPGTGKTLVARAVANETGAFFFLINGPEIMSKLAGESESNLRKAFEEAEKNAPAIIFIDELDAIAPKREKTHGEVERRIVSQLLTLMDGLKQRVHVVVMAATNRPNSVDPALRRFGRFDREIDIGIPDSTGRLEILQIHTKNMKLSDDVDLEKISAETHGHVGADLAALCSEAALQAIRKKMILIDLEDDSIDADLLNSLAVTMDDFKWSLSQSNPSALRETIAEVPQVNWEDIGGLDEVKRELQELVQYPVEYPEKFLKFGMTPSRGVLFYGPPGCGKTLLAKAIANECQANFVSIKGPELLTMWFGESEANVRDVFDKARQAAPCILFFDELDSIAKARGGGAGDAGGAADRVINQILTEMDGMTNKKNVFIIGATNRPDIIDAAILRPGRLDQLIYIPLPDTASRSAILRANLRKSPIAKDVDLAYLSRITEGFSGADLTEICQRACKLAIREAIEAEISAERQRQAKKDTSMDDDYDPVPEIRKDHFEEAMRFARRSVSDNDIRKYEMFAQTLQQSRGFGNFRFPTEVQSGEGQGSGQGSGGHFRNDGDDDLYQ